From the Aspergillus puulaauensis MK2 DNA, chromosome 1, nearly complete sequence genome, the window AGCCTGAAGAACCGTGGAtcatggatggatggaggatgatgtcACAATGTATTGTTCTATTGCAAATATGTGTTGAGATATGATGAATTTATGCTCATTATTTCATTAGATATTctattttccttttctcaaTGCGTGGTCCATCCCGGACCGCACGCTTCAAATTCCACCTCTGCCTGACAGGGAGATATAAAGAGGATATAGGTGGAGATAAGAAAACCATCCGGAAATACATGGATGATTTCAGATGTGATAACTAGTCGTTGGTGACCAGTCAAGCTGTAGGACGTAAAGGAGCTCTTGTGCATCACTCAAGCCCGAGGCGAATTATTTGGCTATGCGAAGCCCAGCGCTCGACGGGACACATGTATCTCTGTCAACCAAACAGCCACTGCTTACTCCTCCGCCTGAACGAATGGGTTGGCAATCTGCTCACTTCCATCCGCAGGGGAGATCAGGACAATCAAGGTGCCACGCGCGACAATGAGACCGAGAAACCGCGTGTTCTCGTTGCCCTCGTCATCTGCAAAGAATTAGCCGCCGATGATTCCAATGGGTTTACCATGTAACTACTTACCACGCATAGACTCCTTGACGTCGTCCAAAACCAGGTTCATCAGCTGGTCATATCCTTTGAGTGTTCCAGAGACTGATGCATGTTAGTAAAAAATCTCAGAAACACAGGAAGCTCGAGGGAACAAAACATACCCTCTCGCCCGCCATTGAACTTTACGCGGACTTCCTTGTCCATGTATTTATTCAGATCGAGGATGTTTTCCTTCTTGGgcttttcttgctgctgagcaccgccaccaccgccaccttTTCCAtggccgccacggccgccaGAGCGATCATATCCTCCGCCGCGGCTGCGACCACCTCCACGGAACGAGCCTCGTTCGGACATGGCTTGGCTAGATCGGAGATATCAGACGATGATCAAAAGGATGTTCCAATCCCGACTTGTTTTAGTTAGCCCGGGGACCGGAGTTGGGTTATGTAATCGAGGGGATAATTGATGGTATGAATTTATGAAAGAGGGGGCGCGCGTGGAGGAATCCAGCTTAACCAGGCAAGGTGGGGGAAAGGTCAGACCTCAGAACTCTGAAAATGCAGGAAGCAAGCTCCTCCCACTTTGACCGACCGGACAGGCAggacagacagacagacggACAGGGGGTTGATTATCCGAGATGAGACTCACCAATGAGTGCGCTGGACTGTGCGGATGATGTGAAGGGGGTGGAAGGCCGAAATGGTAGGGAACTCGGAAGATTGGTGCAGTGGGTTTGTATGAGGGATTTTCCTTGATTCCAGGATTGAGTCCACGCAACACAGCAGCAATGGGCTCCGAAACAGGCTAACTGGCAGCGAAAATGCTCCAGACCAAGATAGTGCACTGCAGATTTATTGactggagtctggactctggaggcCTTGGCTGTTTGTCATGGGGAGGTTCATTGTCCAGACTTCAGAGTCatgggaggaggaaaagttTGCTGAGGTGATTCTGTATTGTCAAGAGAATACCGTAATTTATAGTGGATGACTTAGGCAGCCATATAAGCATACAGAGTAGATTGTTTAGTTGCTGCAGCGGAGCAGCCGGAGAGCCATTAAAAAGTGTCTAAACACTTGCACATCTATCTCATGCCCAGGGAGCTTGATATTTTTGACAAGGTACAGAGAATGGAGTAATTGCTGGATACATAAAATCAGATATAAGATCACGTGGCTCTTTGTTAGTCCCGTTAGGTATAGATCAGGCAGCCAGGCTTTATAAAGCCCACCGCTTActttggaagaggagcacTGCGCCTGCGACGGCACGGCAAGCGGGTTACCCCCAGCCCTGCAAGGGACTGATATGGCGATATCGAGAGTAAATTACAGAGTCATGACGGGTAAAAATTCGGACCGAGTCGGCTTCCGCTGAGCGTCAGCGGGATTCTCTCCGCCCTGCGTCACCTGATAAGGTCGATGTTCAGCTCAACTCAAACGGACCCTTGATTTTGAAGAATAGGATCGAGATTGCTATCGGATACCCCTAGTAACCTCAGTTGAAGTCAGTTCAAGCGAATTGATCATCTGAATAATAAGCTGAATAATAGAAAGCTTCAGCGCTGTAGGCGCAGATCCACTGGCACCGCTGTGTTCTCGCCACACTAGTGCAACTGTAGAAGGGAGGAGACCCGTTCCGCCATCCCGTCCGAGATgcctccatcatcaccgtcCTGGTCCATTCTGGCTGTCATTGGGCAGCCCTTCCACCTCTCCCACTCCTGTCGTGTCAGCCAACTAGCCGTGCGAGAGCGACAGACTGACGATACGTAACGTGTAACCTGTGCGACTGCGTCTCGCTCCAACGTGGAGTTCTTGAGTTGCATTGCGAATCTGCGATAGGGAATTGCTGCAGGGCAGGTACCGATACCATACCGTACCGTACCGTACCAGCAGCCCCCGGCAGTCGTCCGTTGTCCGGCGTCCGTCGTCCGCCTTGCCTTTTCCTCCCTCTGACTGGCATCTGCTGTGACTCCGTTTGTTCTCCTGGCCGACTCTGCGCCTGTCACCTGTCCCCATGTCTCTCATCTTCTGCGTGTTCCTCAATATCGCATTCCTATGACATCcgttctgtttctgttgctTGACTTTGCAGCTCCCTCTTCAAGGCCGTCCGCTCTGTGGCTGAATCAAAACCCGCACTCTGGAGCCTCTCCGCCATCGGTAGCACTCTGCCAGCGGCCCAGCGTTCCCATTACTCAATAGCGCCCACCCCCCTCGACCCTTCGACAACCTCCCTCCCAAAACTCTTCGCTGCCTTCCCCACGACCCCAGGGCATATCTGCCgtccctcctcctcttcctatATACTTCTACGCTACTCTTGCTGGGTCTCCGCCATAGTCTCCCGGCTATTTTGACTTCTCGCGATTCCGAGGACCCTCCCACCcgtcctccgccgccgccatggATTCTCGAACGACAACGACAGAGGCGCCTAGTAAGCGACCTCGATCAGATTCTGGGGAGTTCCCCCCGATTGCGTCCAAACTCCCCAAGACCCATTCAAATCACCTGCAAATTAACTATCTTGCGCGCCAATACCCCGAAAACCTTCCTCTAGTCTCGCTAGAAGACACAATGCCCGCTATAGTGCACTTGATTGGCGAATATGACGGTGTCTTACATCGCCATGAGAGCATCGCTGGGAATCTAGGCGCGTGCCCTCTGGGCCCAATCCTGATCAAGCGCTTCGAGCGTCTTTTCGACGGCCCGCCCCGGGTACTCAAGTCGCACGGGAAGGACAACCCCAACGTCACATGGCTAGACGTGGTGGAATTTGCGAAGAGCAAACCCGAACAATTCAACTTGGAAAAGAGCCGCAACGGTGTGCGAGTATGCCAGTTTTACACGAAGCAAAGCCGCGTGGAGATCAGCGAGGAGGACTTTGTGCTGATCGCCTCGGGGATGCCTCAAAAGATGATTCCCCCTCAGCCAATtatcgaggatgaggagaaggagcttggAGCTCTCGAAATCCTCGAGAAGAACCTCCAGCAAATAATCCAAGTTGCAGATCAAGGTTCGTGTTCGCAATCTTTTTAACCCGCAAACGCTTATGCCAGTCGCTAACTCAATTCCTTTATTCTAGTCTCTGCACGTGCCCGGCAACTTAACCATCGCTTGAAGAATCGTAGGACCGCCATCGTTACCCGGCGGGAGAGTGACGTGACTCTCCACAACTCTCGGCCACCGCAGCTTCATTCACAGACCCAGCCGCATCTTCCGCAACAACGCTCCATGAGTCCTGTTTGGCGCGACGCCAATGGCAATGCCCACGGTCCACTGAACGGTAATGGCAATGGCGCGTCCAACGCCCAGTCCCCGTCCAGCGGTTTCGTCGCAGTCAACACCGGTCGACATGGCGCGGAAGTTCCGGCGGAAGAGAATCCCTTGTCATCGCAGTTTTTATTCTCCCACTCCAACACGGAAAATGTGACGATCATAAACGGGACGTCTATCAAGGGTGCCTCTCCAACTACACGCGCTGAGTTGATGAAAAAGTTCTTCACTACGCAAGACCGCCAAGTGCGCAGTTCGTACGAAGAAGCCACTGGATCGAGCAACCGTCAGTCGTCGCGTCCTCGACCTAGAGTATCTGAAGGTGGCGGCGACTACAGCAGCATGTTCGCACCATCACCTGCCACAGTCGCTATTCCGAATACTCCGACTTCGTTACTTCCTCCCCCGAAATCACACCATCATGAGAAGGATGACGGCGGCCCATTTAAGATCGAGATGGTTGCCCGCATGGAAGAGCTACAGCGAGGTGATCGTATTATGCCACCTTGCGATCGATGCCGCCGTCTCCATATGGACTGTCTCAAGAATCTTACCGCATGCATGGGCTGCACAAAGAAGCACGCCAAGTGCTCTTGGCGAGACGTGAAAGAGGATGAGCTACGGGAAGCTCAGCGCGCTGATCGGGAGCATGCGGAGGACCCACATTCAAAGGAGACGTCCACCAGCCCTACTGCTACAGCCCCGGAACAGTCGTATCCATCTACTACCGTTCCCACACCtgccccagctccagctacCGTGCTACCCGAGCCAGAAAGGGGACGCGAGGGCCCGGCAGATGTCAACATCCGCAGGGAATCCGCACCGATTGCCGCACCGGTGTCACGACCCCCGCCCGGAAGGGAAGTATCCCCACGACGAGCAATGAGCGAGAACCAGGGCAGCCACAGTCACCCGTTCGGCCACGAACGACATGACCGAACTGGTAGGCGGATCAGTATCAACCGGAACGAACACGCCCGGGATGACCGGGATGATGTTCCGGATGCGCTGAGACAGGCCATACTTGATACATATAACACTCACCACCGAGCCGCGGCGAAAGCAAGTGTACATGAAGTTAGCAACGAGCGCGAGCGGGATCGCGAGCATGACAAGGAGCGAGAGCAGCGAGAGagagaacgagaacgagagCGCGAGCGCGAGCAGGAACGAGACCGGAAATTGGTGAGAGCATAAGGCTCTTGATCAATCTATGTAATGACTTTTTCTTTGCATATGTATTTGAAAATATTGGCATGTCGTTTGAGCGGTTTAGCGGATATCCCCGGCAGTTGGTGTTTTTCTATTATCAATATCGATCCTCTGAGAGCTTTGAGGttgtctatatatatatatattctatattattagaagtaaTAGTATATACCGATCTTCAGGCCTGGACTTGTATACAAGGTAATCATGGGCCCGTCTCAACTATAGTGTTGCGGTTCAATTTATCCCACAATGATCTTCCATCTCGGAAAACCATCCGATCTCTAGCTCCATTCTTGTGGAGTTGATGTGCATGCCAATACTTTGACCCATCGTGCAAAGACAATTTAATCCAGAAGAGCAAATCAACCAAGAGTCTCACTAGGTACACTCTCAACAcctctcgccctcttcaccatcggCCCAACCCTAGCCTCATCCTCAATCCACTCAACACTCCCAGCAAGACCAATAAACCCCTTATCATCCAGCGCATAAAGCGCTCCTTAACCCAGACTCGACAAGTGATGGACTCTCTAAAGTGGGTCGAATACCGGATTGGGATTTCTGCGAGTCGTTAACTCCCACATCGAATCATTCATTTACCCGGAGCATGGACCGACGAGTTTCGAACAAGAACTTGATTTAACCACTCcaatattagatataagcGCTTACACCAATAGACCAGTCAGTCACGGACGATGAGTACCTTATACTTATTTTTGGGCAAAACAAGACCAGAAAGACGGCGGTGATAGGAGGTTATAGACATCCTGGTAGTCGGAGCATCTCCGGCCTGCCAGCTTGGCCATAAAAACACCATCCCCGCATTCCTCCCACCACTGTCTTCTAACCTTTACATGAACATTATGGCCATCGAGTTTGTCCTCGTCACCGGTGCAACCGGCTTCATCGGCGCCCACATCGTCGATGCTCTTCTAGCCCGCGGCCTACGGGTGCGGGGCGCCACACGCTCCATGGCCAAGGGCGAGGCCATGATGAAAGTGCGCCCACAATACAAAGCGCATCTTGAATTCGTCCAGATCAACGACTTCGAGAGCCCAGGGGGCATAGTCGATGCCGTGAAAGGCGTCGATGGGATAATCCACACAGCGAGTGTTAGTCCTCCAACCTTCAATATTTTATCATACAGCATGACGACCactaactagttaatacATACCTGAAGCCCTTCACATACGACACAACAGACAACGAAAAGGAACTCATCATCCCCGCCCTGAACGGCGTCAACGCCGTCATGGAGGCTGCCTCTACAAACCCCAATATCACCCGCATAGTCCTTACCTCATCCTTTGCCTCCGTCGTAGACATCACCCGCAAACCACCGCCTTATTTCACGTACACCGCCGCAGACTGGAACCCGCTGACTTACGAAGAGGCAATCGACAAATCCACCAACGCCGTCGTCGCATACCGAGGCTCGAAGAAATTCGCTGAGCGCGCGGCGTGGGAGTACATCCGTACCAAGAAGCCCTCGTTTGACTTGGTTACGCTCTGCCCACCTATGACGTTTGGACCGGTGGTTCACCCTGTTGACGGTGTGGAAAAGCTCAACGAGTCGAATGCGACACTGTGGAAGGTTGCCAGTGGGGACCAGCTTCCTGTTGCGCGGGTGCCGTTCTGGATTGACGTGCGAGATTTGGCGCAGGCGCATGTTGGTGCGTTGCTTAGGGAGGAGGTTTCCGGGAAGAGATATACGACTACAGCGCCGGAGCGGTTCTCGTATGCGCTTGCGGCGGAGATTATTAGGGgggagtttgaggagttGAGGGATGGGGTTTCTGCTGAGGCTCAGGATGTCGATGAGAGTCATGggttggatggggagacggCGGCGAGAGAGTTGGGGTATCAGTATCGGTCTTTCGGGGAGACGGTGAGGGATTTGGTGAGGCAGGCTTTGGAGATGAAGTAGTAGGCTTAAATAGACCGAGTGATATGTTTAAGTTTTAGGTATATATACAATTGATTCATTCACGTATaaggccaagaaggacaaAAACAAGCGACTGGGTAACTAGTCAAGGTCCGGAATCGGCAGCCCATTCACAATCTTGACCTTCCGCCCTAATTTATCCAGGGCATCCTTGGAGTTCTTCGCGCGCAGATCGCTCGTTTCCGTGTCGGAGACAAGAACAAAGTCGTATGTGAGCAGGGCTTGGTCCTCGGACACATTGTACTTAGCAGCGTACTTAGGTCCGGCTTTTCCGAGGTCCACGACAAGGGAGTCCTTGACACCGAAGACAGCATCGGATGTCTCGAAGGGGTCGTTTCGGAGGTACAGCGCCCTATCTCAGTTATTAGCACCGGCTCCCCCCATGGGAAATAAAAAGAAGGCAACTCACGTAATCAAATGATCATAACCCGTCTTCTCAAACATAAAATGCATATGACTCGGCCTATACGGGTGGCGGtgcagcttcttcaacaacttcCCAACAGGCCCATCATGCGGAATCGGATACGGCACCGGCGTGATAGCATTAAACCAGAACACACCCTCCTTGTCACTGCGCATAATGCACCGGCCGTCTGGGCCAGCCCGGTCCGCGTGCTGCACGTCATAGTGCCCCGTCGAGTCCGTCTCCCAGATATCGATCTTCACACCCTCAACGGGGTTACCCGCCGTGTCTTTGATTGTGCAGACCACGAGCAAAGGCTCGCCTTTGGGGTCGGAGGACATGAGTCCGCCTTGTGTGATTTCTTCGGCTTCATGTGTGTGGAAGGGGCCCAGGACTGTGCCTTCTGTGCTGCCCGCGGGTTTGGGGTGGTCGATTGagtcgacgaggatggagagaccAAGAACATCGGAGAGGAGAATGTACTCCTAAACGTAACAAATTAGTATACCTTACTTATTCAATTGACGAATTATGTATGTGTGTGCGAGAAATACCTGTCGAACATCCGTACAGATCTGTCCGACCTCTGTCAAAAACTTCAACCCGGTCATCCACTCCGCAGAGGAGAGTCTGGTCTCGCGCGCAAAGTCATGGAGGTGCGAGACGAGTCGCTCGAGGACGTACTTCATTCGCTCGTCTTCACAGAGCGAGTTGATGCGGATAACATTCTCGGTGATGTTGTCCACCGTGAGGTTTTTCATAGGAGGGACTTTGACCTGGGAGGGATCCATCGTTACTTTatgcttcttctttctcggcaAGGTGAGGGAATTAATTGGGTCAATTGCCCGCTTTCAGGGGACGAGAGGGCATATAAGAgggggatggcgaggagaaagTCACCCCGCATGGAGAGAAAGGATATCCGGATGTATAATGATCAATAAGCAGTGATTTTACGGCCTGCGATTGGTGCTTGAGCGCTGGCACCGGAATTCCCCCGAAAATCATTTCAGTTGTTTACGGAGGCCGCGTGCAAGTTTTATGACTAGGATCATGCCATTGAGTATTATCGGACGAAAGATAGTCTATATAGCCAATGCTGGATGCGCTTCGTGGTGTCATTATATACAGttgcttgatcttctccttggtccAAGTTGTCTTCTGTGTAGACGTGGAAAGATTCCGCGCGCCCACACCCCACATCTCCGCGGTTGAGGATTTAACCGATCGACGACTGTTAGGAGGGGGTTGAACGGTCGATAACCAGTATGCTTTCTATAGGTCATACGATGTCCGAGTGCAAACTCCGAGACTGCCTTATGTCTCTATGAGTCTCCCGCCTCCACCATATCTCCAAAATCACTCTCCGTCTCTCCCCGCGCAGCGTTGATTTGTCCGTGCCCTCCTCCCCGCAACCGCTTCaatccttcttcatcctcaacccaccCCCCAACTTTCTCTATGCCGGAGATATGCTCTGCGGCCACTCGGAGGTTCTGGCCTGCCGAGAGCGCCCGCTCGATCCGCACCTCGCGTGACTCCGAGACAAGCACGCGGAAGACATGTGCCAAGAAGCCATTTAGAATGTCCACGCTCCAGTCGTCGGGGATGATGCTGAGGATCTCGCGTACATCAAACCAAGCGGCGAACCGCCCGAGGAGGTCACTCGTGCGTTCGATTCGCTCAGATAGATCTTGAATCTGTAGGAATTCATCCAGTAAATACCGGAATAGCTCAGATTGGCGCGATTTCTCAGCGAATTCCAAAGGTGCGCCTGTCGAGCTTGTGCTTCGAGGGCCGCCGAACAAACAGTACCGGGTGGCGGCATCGTAGTCGCCTAGCCCATGTGTATAGAGGCGGAGGGCCTCCCGGTGGCGGCCTTGCAGTCCGTCTAGGATAATGGACTCGGAAACCAGCTCGTTTTGGAAGGGCTCAATGCGAGCGAGAACTGCCGGAATAGAATAATTGAGGCTCGGGGCGGGAGTGGACGTGAATTGGGTAGTGCTGCCCCCTCCAAGTAGCTGGAGGAGACGCATTCGAGACTGCCACCACGGATCTGAGGGTAGGTTCTCTGTGATAAAGTTCATATATGTAGGCTTGGGTGGTCGGAGGGCACGGTACGTAGAATACGATTCAGAAAGGGAAGCCCGAGCTTCGGGTGACGTTTCGAGCACAGAAATCACAGTGTCAAGATAGTACTGCAGAAGGTCGTCTGCGTATTGGGCGTACTGTAATCACATTAGATAAATATTCGTCTCAACATGAAACAAAACTTACATTCTTTGAGAACACAAGGTGTTCCAGATACTCCTGGACAGCATTTGGTGCACGCTCTTTCAGCAACTTCACAGCATCTGATGGGTCGAGTATGACCCGACTCGTGTTGTCCGCGAACACTTGGATACCGAGTTGGGGATTCCGTTCAGCTAACCACGAACCATATTCCTCGACAAGCTGCACATCTTTGATCTTCACCAGATACCGTCGCATCTGCACCTCAACACTTGCCGGAGTAATTTCACCACCTGCATCTACCTCGCCCTCAATGATCCGCCGCCAAGTCTTCAAAACGTTGCCAGACATTTTTCGGCTTTGGTACAAGCGACTCAAAACATACAGTCGGTGGTAGCTCTCCAACAGCGCCACAGCGTGGTCAAAATTGCCCTTCCAGTGATCAACAAGCCTGTTGAGTTCCGAGCGTAATCCTATAGAGCCAGCCTGCTCCTTGGTCATGCTATCACACTGTGCGAGTAAAAGGCGAAGGAGAGCTGCATCCACGCTGTCAAAAACGTACGACTCGTCTGATATACTGCCATATCCGCGCTTCTGTTGccaagagagaagaaagcgtTTCATCATATCCAGAACTCCAGCGTCAAAGAATCCCGTCAGCGACTCCCCTGCTCTGTCGGCTTGCTGCATGTAGGCCTCCGCCGTTTCTGCTAGCCCCGCATGAACCCATATGCCTTGTGAACTCTGTAGCGTTTCAGCGCGCAGGAGAGGAATCAATATCATGGCAATGCGAGGATCCAAGTTTCCAACGATGAGTGCTTTCTCTGTCGTGTCAATCACTGCATCATTCCTGGCGTGCGGTTCCATGAAGAGAAGGtcacccagaagaagaaggctggctTTCTGCTTCAAAAAGTTTAGTCCAAGAAATTCTGCCTCTGACCTGGGTTCTGTTTGTTGAACCACTTCAATAATATCCCAAATAGCATTCCTATCAAGGGTGTGTCCATTGTCGAGGGCCGCTTGGGAGCTTTGCAAAACATCGTCTAGTTGTGTGGTTAATGGATTCCTCACGATGCGCCAGATTCGATCTCCGGCCCACATAACAAGGCTACTCCGCGTCTTCCCCATCACTTGCGCTATCTTTGCCTCTTCTGCATTCCGTTCGGCTTCCCAATCTAACGGTTTTTTGGCCTCATCGGACCCGGACGTTTCCTGGGACTCAAACagctccttttctttctgcaGCTGTTCAATCGACGCCTGGGTTCTAGGATCCGCGGCAGGTGCATATGTGGACAAGGGAGGAGTCTTTAAACGAACCATCCGCAGCAGTTTTCCCAAGTCCTGGATTTCCAACTGGGTTGGGCTGAGCGTGTGGCTGATTCCGGCGTATTTTGGCTGTTCAGCTTGCATTGACGGTAGTTCTACCCAGCTTTTGTGTTCCTCCGCCTCGGCTGGGTCAACATCCCACGGCTGCACCTCTATAAACCTTCTTGtctggccatcttcatcggATTCTATGATGGCAAGGACAAGTTCATCCTTCGTATTTTCTGGTGATGGTATGAAGTTTGTTTCGTCGCCCCTGTCAATAACAATTGACTTGGGATATCTGTGGAATGTAATTGTGCCTCGCACCACGTCGCCATCCACGTTGACGAACATTCCAACGCCAGGTTCGGTCTCATCGGAACCCCGCACTAGTAGAAACTCCGACGACGTTGGAGACAGGATGTGTGGTGTCAGCTCGGTAGACGGCTGCTTTGGCAGCGGCGGAAGAGGTTTCCGTTCATCTGCAGCTGCGGTTTGCGGGTCGCGTGAGGTTTGTTCGGAAGAGACCCTTGGAGAGCCGCCTGGAGACGTGCCTTCGCCGCGCTCTCTTGATACCGATCGTCTCGGTGTTCCGGCTTCCGACTGCTCGGGAGTAAGCGATCTTGACCGATCGCTCGATGAGGACCGCTGCGGGGCCGTAGGCTGTAACATTCCTGCAAGTGTATTCAGGCTGGAACTTCGGCtatggccatggccttcatcGGGTGGTGAGCCGCTTAGCGTTGACAGGGGTGACTTCGAGGTAGGCGGAACTGGCATATCCTCTACCTGACCAGAGTCCAGCATCTCATCCGCGAAAGATATCGGGAATAGAGGTATTTTCTGCTGGTGCTCCACATCAAGTAAAGAATAGTTTCGGCCATCGGCGACACAAGATATAATGCCTCTTCGCGACAGCTTTAGGCACCCCGGAAACTCAATATTCCTGACCAGGCGAGCGCCATCGCCAATCTTCACCAGCATCAGGCGATTATTGGTCGAAATCATCACCATGGGATTTTCGGGTTCATCTGGTGCGATATTCAAGTCAAGACCGCCAATCCAACGGCAATTGTTGACCTTTGTGTTGCCGCCGAAAGCCGGACTGAGCTCCGGCAGCATATAAAAAGTAGTCATTCCATTGCAAAGGACGCATGCCTTGTTGGCGGTTGGAAGAATAAGAATCTGCTGGATGCCCGGTTGGCTAGGAAGAGAGGAGTTTTGGGAGAAGGATATGGGTAATCTTGAAGCTAGGATGAAGGACGGTTCGTTCGATTCGTCGGAGGGGTTGGGTGGAAGACAGACGAAGTGCAGGATCTCCGCTGCTGAAGTTCCGATATACAGGTTGTCATCTAGGGGGAAGGAAACAAGATATGTTAGCTTCTTGCAGACTCGTTGCGTCAGAAGAACTCACTCCAATACTCGACACATGTAATATGTACATCCCCCTCCGCATCATCGCCCGCGACAGGTACCTGGTCGAAGAGCGGTTTGAATATATATGGAGCAGCTTTGTGAGGGCCAATCTTGCGCCTCTTGCGCGAGATGATGTCGTCCCCGTCCGACACCATA encodes:
- a CDS encoding putative small nuclear ribonucleoprotein (LSM7) (COG:A;~EggNog:ENOG410PRCE;~InterPro:IPR010920,IPR017132,IPR001163;~PFAM:PF01423;~go_process: GO:0000398 - mRNA splicing, via spliceosome [Evidence IEA];~go_process: GO:0000956 - nuclear-transcribed mRNA catabolic process [Evidence IEA]), which gives rise to MSERGSFRGGGRSRGGGYDRSGGRGGHGKGGGGGGAQQQEKPKKENILDLNKYMDKEVRVKFNGGREVSGTLKGYDQLMNLVLDDVKESMRDDEGNENTRFLGLIVARGTLIVLISPADGSEQIANPFVQAEE
- a CDS encoding uncharacterized protein (COG:S;~EggNog:ENOG410PMUE;~InterPro:IPR001138;~go_function: GO:0000981 - DNA-binding transcription factor activity, RNA polymerase II-specific [Evidence IEA];~go_function: GO:0008270 - zinc ion binding [Evidence IEA];~go_process: GO:0006355 - regulation of transcription, DNA-templated [Evidence IEA]), coding for MDSRTTTTEAPSKRPRSDSGEFPPIASKLPKTHSNHLQINYLARQYPENLPLVSLEDTMPAIVHLIGEYDGVLHRHESIAGNLGACPLGPILIKRFERLFDGPPRVLKSHGKDNPNVTWLDVVEFAKSKPEQFNLEKSRNGVRVCQFYTKQSRVEISEEDFVLIASGMPQKMIPPQPIIEDEEKELGALEILEKNLQQIIQVADQVSARARQLNHRLKNRRTAIVTRRESDVTLHNSRPPQLHSQTQPHLPQQRSMSPVWRDANGNAHGPLNGNGNGASNAQSPSSGFVAVNTGRHGAEVPAEENPLSSQFLFSHSNTENVTIINGTSIKGASPTTRAELMKKFFTTQDRQVRSSYEEATGSSNRQSSRPRPRVSEGGGDYSSMFAPSPATVAIPNTPTSLLPPPKSHHHEKDDGGPFKIEMVARMEELQRGDRIMPPCDRCRRLHMDCLKNLTACMGCTKKHAKCSWRDVKEDELREAQRADREHAEDPHSKETSTSPTATAPEQSYPSTTVPTPAPAPATVLPEPERGREGPADVNIRRESAPIAAPVSRPPPGREVSPRRAMSENQGSHSHPFGHERHDRTGRRISINRNEHARDDRDDVPDALRQAILDTYNTHHRAAAKASVHEVSNERERDREHDKEREQREREREREREREQERDRKLVRA
- a CDS encoding SDR family oxidoreductase (COG:V;~EggNog:ENOG410PMUF;~InterPro:IPR036291,IPR001509;~PFAM:PF13460,PF01073,PF01370;~go_function: GO:0003824 - catalytic activity [Evidence IEA]); translation: MNIMAIEFVLVTGATGFIGAHIVDALLARGLRVRGATRSMAKGEAMMKVRPQYKAHLEFVQINDFESPGGIVDAVKGVDGIIHTASPFTYDTTDNEKELIIPALNGVNAVMEAASTNPNITRIVLTSSFASVVDITRKPPPYFTYTAADWNPLTYEEAIDKSTNAVVAYRGSKKFAERAAWEYIRTKKPSFDLVTLCPPMTFGPVVHPVDGVEKLNESNATLWKVASGDQLPVARVPFWIDVRDLAQAHVGALLREEVSGKRYTTTAPERFSYALAAEIIRGEFEELRDGVSAEAQDVDESHGLDGETAARELGYQYRSFGETVRDLVRQALEMK
- a CDS encoding intradiol ring-cleavage dioxygenase (COG:Q;~EggNog:ENOG410PFEK;~InterPro:IPR000627,IPR007535,IPR039390,IPR015889;~PFAM:PF04444,PF00775;~go_function: GO:0003824 - catalytic activity [Evidence IEA];~go_function: GO:0005506 - iron ion binding [Evidence IEA];~go_function: GO:0008199 - ferric iron binding [Evidence IEA];~go_function: GO:0016702 - oxidoreductase activity, acting on single donors with incorporation of molecular oxygen, incorporation of two atoms of oxygen [Evidence IEA];~go_function: GO:0018576 - catechol 1,2-dioxygenase activity [Evidence IEA];~go_process: GO:0006725 - cellular aromatic compound metabolic process [Evidence IEA];~go_process: GO:0009712 - catechol-containing compound metabolic process [Evidence IEA];~go_process: GO:0055114 - oxidation-reduction process [Evidence IEA]), which encodes MDPSQVKVPPMKNLTVDNITENVIRINSLCEDERMKYVLERLVSHLHDFARETRLSSAEWMTGLKFLTEVGQICTDVRQEYILLSDVLGLSILVDSIDHPKPAGSTEGTVLGPFHTHEAEEITQGGLMSSDPKGEPLLVVCTIKDTAGNPVEGVKIDIWETDSTGHYDVQHADRAGPDGRCIMRSDKEGVFWFNAITPVPYPIPHDGPVGKLLKKLHRHPYRPSHMHFMFEKTGYDHLITALYLRNDPFETSDAVFGVKDSLVVDLGKAGPKYAAKYNVSEDQALLTYDFVLVSDTETSDLRAKNSKDALDKLGRKVKIVNGLPIPDLD